In a single window of the Cydia pomonella isolate Wapato2018A chromosome 2, ilCydPomo1, whole genome shotgun sequence genome:
- the LOC133533120 gene encoding uncharacterized protein LOC133533120 isoform X3 has product MAAAPAASCMSAENGCVMFDCLVHLWEWLDPPIAQSQFQMENKKQVPATQQPLMQQHLMAQHVHPDQIYNQHHPAIATHLSSPQPGQLPPNGVMHQLLQSQYHSNIDARSPLLENRHELYGTGYNQDYARQYGVNDNYNYPQSPPRLDRTELHTDHNVNNEILHNVPKGYNAEVYQDYLKRNPPKDTNQIYQNHQPTYRPNSNQYGSKPYLPYSSRIGPHSNTELLRRQYNEIQQMKLQQQLHYQNQAQMHQQQKFAERQMLLQQIHGVQPPPNLQNSIYSDSSYRDLDRYSSKNDFKEYSSTDIQKDIDRYAKNNEFRENDKQSKQYPDQQWQPNQQTDSREPERYRRQSEGDKGNSQSPPSDQSQKSNVGVVSPMKSSESSSPSVKSPSSESRRSSGGTQALRSPIAQRLPSAPVTMSGILYKQGSDGLKVWRKRWFVLSEYCLFYYKSHDEEKLLGSVLLPSYKVSACTAEDKVLRKFAFKLEHANMRTYILCAPDQEAMMKWVKALTMAALMQSPNDQPQKQSERAAAKTEEDEVPGPTYANAPPKPRRSNEGYNSPSSDMSRTQQESKQEQIYDRQPQSNPFLQDTTPQTESSRDIDMQNKNSRNYEQERAQSKKNDTYPEARLNNSSNVDMGQYSRDVYGELNARPSRSASAINERLLIERRTPDAYGRSTTMSAYSKDKVGDYEDVYATYATENDYGQSYAKSPNILRDAPNLSSQLQQQIQDPIGNYSHEKSFNGPSVLRRKKMQSSGIQPQMPRPHSADFLEYESKNEMQNRSMANRTASSNERRQPQRPKSSLDINTSYDPSSDRYYSEESYAEKMRQSAQYLQQGLGPRNIQIPLAKYASGLAEKQLHSPYSHTTNNNYETEFGSPKNNGDNIINHLKYNEALNSNWTLKNKDPKDYLNRSGSVMSDGSNISGYAKGINRLDTSAEGFMRSASARLPSTAPEREGEKKVQQREESMKRLLEWKQRMLQSPLTRKSTPATISLARSLNQSRQSLKDYKSKTYANASYNSYSSDDEEDTSGTELQKLRNMQAGRSQKENVISPNLAEPISPHAALTAKASGFLGDNAKENIKANTINQTNENAYENVHTISNPEIVTRSENNVSENNNENTSQTVDISNIEVSNKPDAEDGYETHESEAESETQIEYTDNDLDEVLLDTESIVDDKCNDKNAKNLPQGNESNMSKENCQNKSVTPPIQIQTIGEEHYLPMSPRKVSTVEPAHKVIIQNLSVFDQTMPQCYEDNPYVEMNLGNDDDDLQTYEVVCVNNGRVEPVYMELTNILANETSSSDTTTDAVTVRKASLDTASNFADTKDHTLKRVSKADKVLKESSKTGDKQSYCSDADDEASKEISLDSPFSRFSISDTFRPASYYLSSSSSNVLELQDSSDSEIFLPPPVPTSSPPCDELSDDALSKYILDKLDQSDMSQDNSILKMLTSENQKMNTAKRRTTSLMIYGSRTSIHDTLSRGEKARSSRASLTLERNKANDAQSNVLRSSILERQNSSSIESDSLKSYNADRGSSRLSLESDISSKFEMTPSNNSSDVASLNGSESAIELRHSNSYRDLEIMMKRRPLSDDSLFELEGPGILTHNDCASNIDLDQYLDNLQPNPSNSSFNNSNNSNNRSVSLNNSDDQCNIYKDNVNQVVNLPNTSHTRCSSTPVASTNKKCHMHLSDTQTSCSSVGMPKSQISYYCKDYDEEKILAKNLNKDVSRDKIKDFECEKLPLIAGVDTHASSGTTGFHSRESSTEHSAPYYYSDLSSQEHINVLPTSHYLKNTNLHRKLNNQRRRGPLHKKNEISHIHNPIRKGQAFASDHHFELAATARSVSVEFLSAADKDPEIDLKNIYESSGGKHSKIPESLSLMSEISCKRISGSSILDSSSPESNNDNRSTLNISSPVQLSTASMSSHCSGTSSNTVYYDAEAEASAYENIMCQGEKHWEEDSLWRDNLRRVSHRHARSMDDLDTVTTESTVVPTGRTSVDVCAMNSIKRIKKDGVKKISRNVTYVNCDIQNQVLRRRDNSIHSVNLDEQDKVGDNDVYVSLAQNTGTSSLEPTDEGVYEQLAVESLSNSPTSPKTVRCKVASKGKKKFEIDREKLRQWDLMSSGLMKGGMGRVRGPAGLAGAGDALCSTDSGADSASNEGIL; this is encoded by the exons GCTTGACCCACCAATTGCACAATCACAATTTCAAATGGAGAACAAAAAGCAGGTGCCCGCTACGCAGCAGCCGCTGATGCAGCAGCACCTAATGGCGCAACACGTGCATCCCGATCAAATATACAACCAGCATCACCCTGCTATCGCAACCCACCTATCTTCCCCGCAGCCTGGCCAGCTTCCACCAAATGGCGTTATGCATCAACTCCTGCAAAGTCAATATCACTCCAACATAGATGCCCGTTCGCCACTTCTCGAAAACAGACACGAGTTATACGGAACTGGTTACAATCAAGATTATGCTAGACAATACGGTGTTAACGATAACTACAACTATCCACAATCACCTCCTAGGTTAGACAGAACAGAATTACACACCGACCATAATGTAAATAACGAAATACTTCACAATGTTCCTAAAGGATATAATGCTGAAGTATATCAAGACTATTTAAAACGTAACCCACCGAAAGATACCAAccaaatataccaaaatcatcAACCGACGTATCGACCCAATTCAAATCAATACGGCTCTAAACCGTATCTTCCATATTCAAGTCGAATAGGACCGCATAGTAATACAGAGCTATTACGGAGACAGTACAACGAAATCCAGCAAATGAAGTTGCAACAGCAACTGCACTACCAAAATCAAGCGCAGATGCATCAACAACAGAAGTTTGCTGAGAGGCAGATGCTACTCCAACAAATTCATGGCGTACAACCACCCCCGAACTTGCAAAATAGTATATACTCTGATAGTTCTTATAGAGACTTAGATAGATATAGTAGTAAAAATGATTTCAAGGAGTATAGTAGTACCGACATACAGAAAGATATTGATAGGTACgcgaaaaataatgaatttagaGAAAATGATAAACAAAGCAAGCAATATCCCGATCAGCAATGGCAACCCAATCAACAAACTGATTCTAGAGAGCCAGAAAGATATAGAAGACAATCAGAAGGCGATAAAGGAAACAGTCAGTCTCCACCTTCGGATCAAAGTCAAAAGAGTAATGTTGGTGTCGTTTCACCTATGAAATCCAGCGAATCTAGCAGTCCAAGTGTAAAGTCACCTTCTTCGGAGAGCAGAAGGAGCAGCGGCGGGACTCAAGCTTTACGGTCGCCGATAGCACAGCGATTACCTTCTGCTCCAGTAACCATGTCCGGCATTCTGTACAAGCAGGGGTCAGATGGATTAAAAGTCTGGAGAAAGAGGTGGTTTGTCTTATCGGAGTACTGcttgttttattacaaaa GTCACGATGAAGAGAAGCTCCTTGGATCCGTGCTTCTTCCTTCATACAAAGTGTCAGCCTGTACCGCCGAGGATAAAGTACTTCGAAAATTCGCTTTCAAGCTAGAGCATGCGAATATGCGCACGTATATACTCTGCGCTCCTGACCAGGAGGCCATGATGAAGTGGGTGAAGGCGCTGACTATGGCAGCGCTAATGCAGAGTCCCAA TGACCAGCCACAAAAGCAGAGCGAAcgggcagctgcaaaaacagaG GAGGATGAAGTTCCCGGGCCCACATATGCAAATGCGCCACCAAAGCCGCGACGCTCAAATGAAGGATACAACTCGCCAAGCTCTGATat GAGCAGAACGCAGCAAGAATCTAAACAAGAGCAAATATACGATCGACAACCCCAGTCCAATCCCTTCCTGCAGGATACGACACCACAAACAGAAAGTTCTAGAGACATTGATATGCAAAATAAGAACAGTCGAAATTATGAACAAGAACGGGCTcaatcgaaaaaaaatgatacgtACCCAGAAGCGCGTTTAAATAATTCTTCTAATGTGGATATGGGACAATACAGTCGAGATGTTTATGGAGAATTGAATGCAAGACCCAGTAGGTCAGCAAGTGCAATCAATGAACGCTTATTAATAGAGAGGCGAACACCCGATGCATATGGCCGATCTACCACTATGTCCGCATACAGTAAAGATAAAGTCGGTGACTACGAAGACGTGTATGCTACATATGCAACCGAAAATGATTACGGTCAAAGTTATGCAAAGTCTCCAAATATCTTGCGGGATGCACCCAATCTTTCTAGTCAACTACAGCAGCAAATTCAAGACCCCATTGGAAATTAT TCTCATGAAAAATCTTTTAACGGCCCTTCAGTTTTACGCAGGAAAAAGATGCAATCGAGTGGGATTCAGCCCCAAATGCCAAGACCCCATAGCGCAGATTTTCTTGAATATGAatccaaaaatgaaatgcaaaatAGATCCATGGCAAATCGAACTGCCAGTAGTAATGAACGGAGACAGCCACAGAGGCCTAAATCTAGTTTAGATATCAACACTTCGTATGACCCTAGTTCAGATAGATACTACTCAGAAGAAAGTTATGCGGAAAAAATGCGCCAAAGTGCTCAATATTTACAGCAAGGTTTGGGACCCCGAAATATCCAAATTCCTTTGGCAAAATACGCAAGTGGTTTGGCAGAAAAACAACTACATTCCCCATATTCACACACTACGAACAATAATTATGAAACCGAATTTGGTAGTCCTAAGAATAATGGAGACAACATAATCAACCATTTGAAATACAATGAAGCATTGAATTCAAACTGGACGTTGAAGAATAAAGATCCTAAAGATTACCTTAATAGAAGTGGAAGTGTTATGAGTGATGGTTCTAATATAAGTGGCTATGCCAAGGGTATTAACAGATTAGATACAAGCGCCGAAGGCTTCATGAGATCCGCAAGTGCACGATTACCTTCAACAGCTCCTGAAAGAGAGGGTGAGAAGAAAGTACAAcag AGGGAAGAATCAATGAAGCGCTTATTGGAATGGAAACAGCGCATGTTACAATCACCTTTAACACGCAAAAGTACTCCAGCTACCATCTCTCTGGCTCGGTCTTTAAATCAGAGTCGGCAATCGTTAAAAGACTACAAATCGAAGACCTACGCGAATGCGTCATATAACAGCTACTCTTCCGATGATGAAG AAGACACATCGGGTACTGAACTGCAAAAACTGAGAAATATGCAGGCAGGAAGGTCCCAAAAAGAAAATGTTATAAGTCCCAACCTAGCTGAGCCTATATCCCCGCACGCAGCCCTTACCGCAAAAGCAAGTGGGTTCCTAGGAGATAATGCCAAAGAAAATATCAAAGCAAACACTATTAACCAAACAAATGAAAATGCCTATGAAAATGTTCATACTATATCTAACCCGGAAATTGTCACACGAAGCGAAAATAATGTTTCtgaaaataacaatgaaaatacTAGTCAAACCGTggacatatcaaacattgaagTAAGTAACAAACCAGATGCAGAAGATGGTTACGAAACGCATGAAAGTGAGGCGGAATCTGAAACACAAATTGAGTATACAGATAACGATTTAGATGAGGTACTCTTAGATACAGAGAGTATTGTTGATGATAAATGTAACGATAAAAATGCGAAAAATTTACCTCAAGGAAATGAGTCAAATATGTCTAAAGAAAACTGCCAAAATAAGTCTGTAACTCcacctatacaaatacaaactaTAGGCGAAGAGCATTATTTGCCAATGAGTCCACGAAAGGTATCTACTGTAGAACCTGCCCACAAAGTAATTATTCAAAACTTAAGCGTGTTTGATCAGACAATGCCTCAGTGCTATGAGGATAATCCATACGTTGAAATGAACTTGGGAAATGACGATGATGATTTGCAAACATATGAGGTAGTTTGCGTTAATAATGGTAGAGTGGAACCTGTATACATGGAATTGACTAATATTTTAGCGAATGAAACAAGTTCATCTGATACGACAACAGATGCAGTAACAGTGAGAAAAGCTTCGTTAGATACTGCATCTAATTTTGCTGATACTAAGGATCACACATTGAAAAGAGTTTCAAAAGCCGATAAAGTATTAAAAGAATCGTCAAAGACTGGAGATAAACAAAGCTATTGCTCAGATGCAGACGATGAAGCTTCAAAAGAAATATCATTAGATAGTCCTTTTAGTCGATTCAGTATATCAGATACATTTAGACCCGCTTCGTATTATTTGAGTAGTAGCAGTAGTAATGTATTAGAACTTCAAGATAGTTCTGATAGCGAGATTTTTTTACCGCCTCCAGTTCCAACTTCATCTCCTCCCTGTGATGAGCTGTCTGATGATGCTTTgtcaaaatacattttagatAAATTAGATCAGTCAGATATGTCTCAAGATAATTCAATACTGAAAATGTTGACCAGTGAAAATCAGAAAAtgaacacagcgaagaggagaacaACATCTTTAATGATATATGGAAGTCGAACCTCTATTCATGACACACTCTCTAGGGGTGAGAAAGCGCGTAGTAGCAGGGCTAGTTTGACACTTGAGAGAAATAAAGCAAACGATGCGCAAAGTAATGTTTTAAGAAGTTCGATACTTGAACGACAGAATTCAAGTAGTATAGAATCTGACTCCCTAAAAAGCTACAATGCAGACAGAGGTTCGTCAAGGTTGTCATTAGAATCCGATATTAGTAGCAAATTTGAAATGACACCGTCAAATAATTCATCAGATGTTGCAAGTTTGAATGGCAGTGAATCCGCAATAGAATTACGGCACTCTAATTCGTATAGAGACTTGGAAATTATGATGAAAAGAAGACCTCTTTCAGATGATTCGTTATTTGAATTAGAAGGACCTGGAATACTCACTCATAATGATTGCGCATCAAATATAGACTTAGATCAATACTTAGATAACTTACAACCTAATCCCAGTAATTCCAGTTTTAACAatagtaataatagtaataaccGAAGTGTTTCGTTGAATAATTCTGATGACCAGTGCAATATTTATAAAGATAATGTCAATCAAGTAGTTAATTTACCAAACACTTCACATACTCGATGTTCTAGTACGCCAGTGGCTAGTACGAACAAAAAATGTCACATGCATTTGTCGGATACGCAAACATCGTGCAGCTCAGTGGGAATGCCCAAATCCCAAATATCTTATTACTGTAAAGATTATGACGAGGAAAAAATTCTCGCAAAGAATTTGAACAAGGACGTGtcacgtgataaaataaaggATTTTGAATGTGAGAAATTACCACTTATCGCGGGGGTAGATACTCACGCTTCCTCTGGCACTACTGGTTTTCATAGTAGAGAGAGCTCTACAGAACACAGCGCTCCGTATTACTATTCGGATTTATCTTCTCAGGAGCATATTAACGTACTACCAACATctcattacttaaaaaatactaatcTCCATCGAAAGTTAAATAATCAACGCCGAAGAGGTCCCCTTCAcaagaaaaatgaaatttcacaTATACATAATCCTATACGCAAAGGTCAAGCATTTGCCTCAGATCATCATTTTGAATTAGCGGCAACAGCAAGAAGTGTGTCAGTTGAGTTTCTAAGTGCAGCAGATAAAGATCCTGAAAtcgacttaaaaaatatttatgaatcgTCAGGTGGAAAACATTCTAAAATTCCTGAATCCTTGTCATTGATGTCTGAAATAAGTTGTAAAAGGATTTCCGGTAGCAGCATTTTGGATAGTTCTTCTCCGGAGTCTAACAATGATAATCGTAGCACTTTGAATATAAGTTCTCCCGTACAACTTTCAACTGCGAGTATGTCGTCACACTGCAGTGGTACATCTTCTAATACTGTTTATTATGATGCAGAGGCAGAAGCGAGTGCTTATGAAAATATTATGTGCCAAGGTGAAAAACACTGGGAAGAAGATTCTTTGTGGAGGGACAACTTAAGAAGGGTATCACACAGGCATGCTAGATCCATGGATGACTTGGACACGGTTACAACGGAATCAACTGTAGTGCCAACAGGGCGGACTAGCGTTGACGTTTGTGCCATGAATAGTATTAAGCGGATAAAAAAAGACGGAGTCAAAAAAATAAGTCGAAACGTGACCTACGTTAACTGTGATATTCAAAACCAAGTTTTAAGGCGTAGAGATAATAGTATTCATAGTGTTAATCTTGACGAACAAGACAAAGTTGGTGATAATGATGTTTATGTTAGtttggcgcaaaatactggcaCGTCTTCGCTAGAACCGACTGACGAAGGAGTTTATGAACAACTCGCTGTGGAATCATTAAGTAACTCACCTACATCACCAAAGACCGTTCGTTGTAAGGTTGCCAGTAAAGGTAAAAAGAAGTTTGAGATTGATAGGGAAAAGCTTCGACAATGGGATTTAATGTCAAGTGGGCTTATGAAAGGCGGAATGGGTCGTGTGCGGGGACCGGCCGGCCTCGCGGGCGCAGGGGACGCGCTGTGTAGTACGGACAGTGGGGCTGACAGTGCAAGCAATGAAGGTATCCTGTAG